Proteins encoded together in one Rossellomorea sp. y25 window:
- a CDS encoding MerR family transcriptional regulator produces the protein MEYTVKKLGELAGVSTRTLRYYDEIEILKPARTNSSGYRIYGQREVDRLQQILFYKELGVGLDEIKDILDDPAFDATHALKEHREKLLARREQLDQLIANVDKTIHVKEGRMTMSDKEKFEGFKQKMIEDNEKRYGKEVREKYGDKAVDESNAKVMNMSQEDHEKVTGLEKEIKVTLAEAFETGDPASDIAQKAADLHKEWITFYWGQYTKEGHAGLAQMYVDDERFKAYYDAEQEGVAEFLRDAIHIYTGQKN, from the coding sequence ATGGAATATACCGTTAAGAAGCTTGGGGAGCTCGCTGGTGTGAGCACACGAACTCTGCGCTATTATGATGAAATTGAGATTCTGAAGCCGGCAAGGACCAATTCGTCAGGATATCGGATATACGGGCAGAGGGAAGTCGACCGACTGCAGCAGATCCTCTTTTATAAAGAATTAGGTGTAGGACTGGATGAAATCAAGGATATTCTGGATGATCCTGCCTTTGACGCAACTCATGCCTTGAAGGAACACCGCGAAAAATTGTTAGCCAGACGAGAGCAGCTTGATCAATTGATTGCAAATGTAGATAAAACAATACATGTAAAGGAAGGGAGAATGACCATGTCAGATAAAGAAAAGTTTGAAGGATTCAAGCAAAAGATGATTGAGGATAACGAGAAAAGGTATGGAAAAGAAGTACGGGAGAAATATGGTGACAAGGCAGTGGACGAATCTAACGCCAAAGTGATGAACATGTCCCAGGAAGACCATGAAAAAGTCACAGGGCTTGAAAAAGAGATAAAAGTAACGTTAGCCGAAGCGTTCGAAACAGGTGATCCAGCAAGCGACATCGCCCAGAAAGCTGCTGACTTGCATAAAGAGTGGATCACATTCTACTGGGGACAGTACACCAAGGAGGGTCATGCCGGTCTTGCTCAGATGTATGTCGATGATGAGCGGTTTAAGGCATACTATGATGCAGAGCAGGAGGGTGTGGCTGAGTTCTTGAGGGACGCGATCCACATCTACACAGGGCAGAAAAACTGA